A genomic segment from Gadus morhua chromosome 4, gadMor3.0, whole genome shotgun sequence encodes:
- the osbp2a gene encoding oxysterol-binding protein 2 isoform X2 has product MNELMKSLPSPTLPGLQLPGLDAYRGWLFKWTNYLKGYQRRWFVLSNGLLSYYRTQAEMAHTCRGTIPLVTAHIEVGDTCHLVLTSGGRSYHLKSTSDAECQRWVSALQQAKANATQLMQHSDDSGDEAPLAQDGRALTAGVLKTLASKLDDLNTCNELIAKHGAALQRSLSELEDPRGATDGTDRLKAVNERATLFRITSNAAINACRDFLDVAETHNRRWQRALQHEREQRHHLEQTIEQLAKQHNSLERAWRENPNSHTGVDRTPEGEASDENDDGEFFDAVEESPAFITVTASNHTQHRRSVSNHSMMSGGRPNDWTHNENDCSGPNLLQQRRGRRRRIPDKPNYSLNLWSIMKNCIGKELSKIPMPVNFNEPLSMLQRLTEDLEYSELLDRAARCDCSLEQMCLVAAFSVSSYSTTVHRTAKPFNPLLGETYELDRLEEYGYRSISEQVSHHPPAAAHHVTSQRGWTLWQDITIDSKFRGKYISVMPLGCIHLEFQASGHHYVWSKVTSTVHNIIVGKLWIDQSGDIEIVNNTTKDLCRLKFSPYSYFSRDAPRKVTGVVQDREGAAHYILSGTWDDRMECAKIVDSSPGCGGSEGKQKTVYQTLPAKLLWKKYPLPDNAENMHFFSTLALTLNEPEDGVAPTDSRLRPDQQLMEAGLWDEANIQKTRLEDRQRLERKKREAQANEALEEGQDIEGYHPLWFEKRTNDGGERTFVYRGGYWEAKERQDWTQCPEIF; this is encoded by the exons ATGAACGAGCTGATGAAGAGTTTGCCCTCTCCAACTCTCCCGGGGCTCCAGCTGCCCGGGCTGGACGCGTACCGCGGATGGCTCTTCAAATGGACCAACTACTTGAAGGGGTACCAGCGACGATGGTTCGTCTTGAGCAACGGCCTCCTCTCGTACTACAG GACCCAGGCCGAGATGGCACACACCTGTCGCGGCACCATCCCGTTGGTGACGGCCCACATCGAGGTGGGCGACACCTGCCACCTGGTGTTAACGAGCGGTGGGCGGAGCTACCACCTGAAGTCCACCTCGGACGCCGAGTGCCAGCGCTGGGTTTCTGCCCTGCAACAGGCGAAAGCAAATGCCACTCAACTGATGCAGCACTCAG acgaCTCAGGAGATGAGGCCCCACTAGCGCAGGACGGCCGTGCGCTGACGGCCGGCGTGCTGAAGACTCTGGCGAGCAAGCTGGACGACCTGAACACCTGCAACGAGCTGATAGCGAAGCACGGCGCCGCCCTCCAGCGCTCGCTCAGCGAACTGGAGGACCCGCGGGGGGCCACCGACGGCACGGACCGGCTGAAGGCCGTCAACGAGCGGGCCACCCTCTTCCGCATCACGTCCAACGCTGCCATCAAT GCCTGCAGAGACTTCCTGGACGTAGCGGAGACGCACAACCGCCGGTGGCAGAGAGCCCTGCAGCATGAGAGGGAGCAGCGCCACCACCTGGAGCAGACCATAGAGCAGTTGGCCAAGCAGCACAACAGCCTGGAGCGCGCCTGGAGAGAGAACCCCAACTCCCACACAG GTGTGGATAGGACTCCGGAGGGGGAAGCCAGTGATGAGAATGACGACGGCGAGTTCTTCGACGCCGTGGAGGAGTCCCCTGCATTCATAACCGTGACAGCCAGCAACCACACACAGCACAG GCGATCAGTCAGTAATCACAGTATGATGAGTGGAGGACGGCCCAATGACTGGACTCACAACGAGAAT gactGCTCAGGACCCAACCTCTTGCAGCAGCGGAGAGGTCGCAGACGCCGAATCCCAGACAAGCCCAACTACTCTCTGAACCTCTGGAGCATCATGAAGAACTGCATCGGCAAAGAGCTCTCCAAGATCCCCATGCCT GTGAACTTCAACGAGCCGCTGTCCATGCTGCAGCGGCTGACGGAGGACCTGGAGTACAGCGAGCTGCTGGACCGCGCCGCGCGCTGCGACTGCAGCCTGGAGCAGATGTGCCTGGTGGCGGCCTTCTCGGTGTCGTCCTACTCCACCACCGTGCACCGCACCGCCAAGCCCTTCAACCCCCTGCTGGGGGAGACCTACGAGCTGGACCGCCTGGAGGAGTACGGCTACCGCTCCATCTCGGAGCAG GTCAGCCATCACCCCCCCGCCGCGGCTCATCATGTGACCTCCCAGAGAGGCTGGACCCTCTGGCAGGACATCACAATAGACAGCAAGTTCCGTGGAAAGTACATCTCAGTCATGCCATTGG GCTGCATCCACCTGGAGTTCCAGGCCAGTGGACATCACTATGTGTGGAGCAAGGTCACCTCCACCGTACACAACATCATAGTGGGGAAGTTATGGATTGATCAG TCTGGAGACATAGAGATCGTGAACAACACCACCAAGGATTTGTGTAGACTGAAGTTCTCTCCCTACAGCTACTTCTCCAGAGACGCACCCCGCAAG GTGACCGGTGTGGTGCAGGACCGGGAGGGCGCCGCCCACTACATCCTGTCTGGGACCTGGGACGACAGGATGGAGTGCGCCAAGATCGTAGACAGCAGCCCCGGGTGCGGTGGCTCCGAGGGCAAGCAGAAGACCGTCTACCAGACCCTCCCAGCCAAGCTGCTCTGGAAGAAGTACCCTCTACC AGACAACGCTGAGAACATGCACTTCTTCTCCACGCTGGCGCTGACGCTGAACGAGCCCGAGGACGGGGTGGCGCCCACCGACAGCCGCCTGAGGCCGGACCAGCAGCTGATGGAGGCGGGCCTGTGGGACGAGGCCAACATCCAGAAGACCCGCCTGGAGGACAGGCAGAGgctggagaggaagaagagggaggccCAGGCCAACGAGGCTCTGGAGGAGG GCCAAGACATCGAAGGCTACCACCCCCTGTGGTTCGAGAAGAGGACCAACGATGGAGGGGAGCGGACCTTCGTCTACCGGGGTGGTTACTGGGAGGCCAAGGAGAGGCAAGACTGGACCCAGTGTCCGGAGATCTTCTGA
- the osbp2a gene encoding oxysterol-binding protein 2 isoform X1 — MNELMKSLPSPTLPGLQLPGLDAYRGWLFKWTNYLKGYQRRWFVLSNGLLSYYRTQAEMAHTCRGTIPLVTAHIEVGDTCHLVLTSGGRSYHLKSTSDAECQRWVSALQQAKANATQLMQHSDDSGDEAPLAQDGRALTAGVLKTLASKLDDLNTCNELIAKHGAALQRSLSELEDPRGATDGTDRLKAVNERATLFRITSNAAINACRDFLDVAETHNRRWQRALQHEREQRHHLEQTIEQLAKQHNSLERAWRENPNSHTAGVDRTPEGEASDENDDGEFFDAVEESPAFITVTASNHTQHRRSVSNHSMMSGGRPNDWTHNENDCSGPNLLQQRRGRRRRIPDKPNYSLNLWSIMKNCIGKELSKIPMPVNFNEPLSMLQRLTEDLEYSELLDRAARCDCSLEQMCLVAAFSVSSYSTTVHRTAKPFNPLLGETYELDRLEEYGYRSISEQVSHHPPAAAHHVTSQRGWTLWQDITIDSKFRGKYISVMPLGCIHLEFQASGHHYVWSKVTSTVHNIIVGKLWIDQSGDIEIVNNTTKDLCRLKFSPYSYFSRDAPRKVTGVVQDREGAAHYILSGTWDDRMECAKIVDSSPGCGGSEGKQKTVYQTLPAKLLWKKYPLPDNAENMHFFSTLALTLNEPEDGVAPTDSRLRPDQQLMEAGLWDEANIQKTRLEDRQRLERKKREAQANEALEEGQDIEGYHPLWFEKRTNDGGERTFVYRGGYWEAKERQDWTQCPEIF; from the exons ATGAACGAGCTGATGAAGAGTTTGCCCTCTCCAACTCTCCCGGGGCTCCAGCTGCCCGGGCTGGACGCGTACCGCGGATGGCTCTTCAAATGGACCAACTACTTGAAGGGGTACCAGCGACGATGGTTCGTCTTGAGCAACGGCCTCCTCTCGTACTACAG GACCCAGGCCGAGATGGCACACACCTGTCGCGGCACCATCCCGTTGGTGACGGCCCACATCGAGGTGGGCGACACCTGCCACCTGGTGTTAACGAGCGGTGGGCGGAGCTACCACCTGAAGTCCACCTCGGACGCCGAGTGCCAGCGCTGGGTTTCTGCCCTGCAACAGGCGAAAGCAAATGCCACTCAACTGATGCAGCACTCAG acgaCTCAGGAGATGAGGCCCCACTAGCGCAGGACGGCCGTGCGCTGACGGCCGGCGTGCTGAAGACTCTGGCGAGCAAGCTGGACGACCTGAACACCTGCAACGAGCTGATAGCGAAGCACGGCGCCGCCCTCCAGCGCTCGCTCAGCGAACTGGAGGACCCGCGGGGGGCCACCGACGGCACGGACCGGCTGAAGGCCGTCAACGAGCGGGCCACCCTCTTCCGCATCACGTCCAACGCTGCCATCAAT GCCTGCAGAGACTTCCTGGACGTAGCGGAGACGCACAACCGCCGGTGGCAGAGAGCCCTGCAGCATGAGAGGGAGCAGCGCCACCACCTGGAGCAGACCATAGAGCAGTTGGCCAAGCAGCACAACAGCCTGGAGCGCGCCTGGAGAGAGAACCCCAACTCCCACACAG CAGGTGTGGATAGGACTCCGGAGGGGGAAGCCAGTGATGAGAATGACGACGGCGAGTTCTTCGACGCCGTGGAGGAGTCCCCTGCATTCATAACCGTGACAGCCAGCAACCACACACAGCACAG GCGATCAGTCAGTAATCACAGTATGATGAGTGGAGGACGGCCCAATGACTGGACTCACAACGAGAAT gactGCTCAGGACCCAACCTCTTGCAGCAGCGGAGAGGTCGCAGACGCCGAATCCCAGACAAGCCCAACTACTCTCTGAACCTCTGGAGCATCATGAAGAACTGCATCGGCAAAGAGCTCTCCAAGATCCCCATGCCT GTGAACTTCAACGAGCCGCTGTCCATGCTGCAGCGGCTGACGGAGGACCTGGAGTACAGCGAGCTGCTGGACCGCGCCGCGCGCTGCGACTGCAGCCTGGAGCAGATGTGCCTGGTGGCGGCCTTCTCGGTGTCGTCCTACTCCACCACCGTGCACCGCACCGCCAAGCCCTTCAACCCCCTGCTGGGGGAGACCTACGAGCTGGACCGCCTGGAGGAGTACGGCTACCGCTCCATCTCGGAGCAG GTCAGCCATCACCCCCCCGCCGCGGCTCATCATGTGACCTCCCAGAGAGGCTGGACCCTCTGGCAGGACATCACAATAGACAGCAAGTTCCGTGGAAAGTACATCTCAGTCATGCCATTGG GCTGCATCCACCTGGAGTTCCAGGCCAGTGGACATCACTATGTGTGGAGCAAGGTCACCTCCACCGTACACAACATCATAGTGGGGAAGTTATGGATTGATCAG TCTGGAGACATAGAGATCGTGAACAACACCACCAAGGATTTGTGTAGACTGAAGTTCTCTCCCTACAGCTACTTCTCCAGAGACGCACCCCGCAAG GTGACCGGTGTGGTGCAGGACCGGGAGGGCGCCGCCCACTACATCCTGTCTGGGACCTGGGACGACAGGATGGAGTGCGCCAAGATCGTAGACAGCAGCCCCGGGTGCGGTGGCTCCGAGGGCAAGCAGAAGACCGTCTACCAGACCCTCCCAGCCAAGCTGCTCTGGAAGAAGTACCCTCTACC AGACAACGCTGAGAACATGCACTTCTTCTCCACGCTGGCGCTGACGCTGAACGAGCCCGAGGACGGGGTGGCGCCCACCGACAGCCGCCTGAGGCCGGACCAGCAGCTGATGGAGGCGGGCCTGTGGGACGAGGCCAACATCCAGAAGACCCGCCTGGAGGACAGGCAGAGgctggagaggaagaagagggaggccCAGGCCAACGAGGCTCTGGAGGAGG GCCAAGACATCGAAGGCTACCACCCCCTGTGGTTCGAGAAGAGGACCAACGATGGAGGGGAGCGGACCTTCGTCTACCGGGGTGGTTACTGGGAGGCCAAGGAGAGGCAAGACTGGACCCAGTGTCCGGAGATCTTCTGA
- the slc35e4 gene encoding solute carrier family 35 member E4 → MISDDGFSRSEVTQREPRGRRPLSEMLHLLSAVIVWLVTGTTISSLNKWIFAVYNFRYPLLLSALHMLTAIVVDYGLIKLRTFRHKGSGGEPDLSHSARCKVFLLSLTFCASIAFGNMGLNYVQLSFAQMIYTTTPLFTLAISTLILGKQHHILKYTAMMPICLGASFSIMGEVQFDQTGCFFVFAATMLRGVKSIQQSILLQEEKINSVFLLYLMAIPSFCILTVAALALENWSLLEWPRHYDGHLWLFIVLSCLGSVLYNLASSSVIALTSAVTLHILGNLSVVGNLLLSQLLFGSELTALSYAGVALTLSGMLIYQNSEFLGDYMDARSAAKATARARAGGRCEDTDGDGGEGEGYRGEAERDRGAEEKEEEEEEDGASSGVSGLTAANHNTERLSLRTEREKMD, encoded by the exons ATGATTAGTGACGATGGCTTCTCCAGAAGCGAGGTCACCCAGCGGGAACCCAGAGGCAGGAGACCACTCTCAGAGATGCTTCATCTACTGTCGGCTGTCATTGTCTGGCTCGTCACAGGAACCACCATCTCCAGTCTCAACAAATGGATATTCGCTGTGTACAACTTCAGGTACCCGCTGCTGTTATCCGCCCTGCACATGCTGACAGCCATCGTGGTGGACTATGGGCTGATCAAGCTGCGGACGTTCCGACACAAAGGCTCCGGAGGAGAGCCGGACCTGTCGCACAGCGCCCGCTGCAAGGTGTTCCTGCTGAGCCTGACGTTCTGCGCTAGCATCGCCTTCGGCAACATGGGCCTGAACTACGTGCAACTGTCCTTCGCCCAAATGATCTACACCACCACGCCGCTCTTCACCCTGGCCATCTCCACGCTGATCCTGGGCAAGCAGCACCACATCCTCAAGTACACCGCAATGATGCCCATCTGCCTCGGAGCCTCATTCAGCATCATGGGCGAGGTGCAGTTCGACCAGACCGGCTGCTTCTTCGTGTTTGCCGCCACTATGTTGAGGGGCGTCAAGTCTATTCAGCAAA GCATCCTGCTGCAGGAGGAGAAGATCAACTCGGTGTTCCTGCTCTACCTGATGGCCATCCCCAGCTTCTGCATCCTGACGGTGGCGGCGCTGGCGCTGGAGAACTGGTCGCTGCTGGAGTGGCCGCGGCACTACGACGGCCACCTGTGGCTCTTCATCGTGCTCAGCTGCCTGGGCTCGGTGCTGTACAACCTGGCCAGCAGCAGCGTGATCGCCCTCACCTCGGCCGTCACCCTGCACATCCTGGGCAACCTCAGCGTGGTGGGCAACCTGCTGCTCTCCCAGCTGCTGTTCGGCAGCGAGCTCACGGCGCTGAGCTACGCCGGTGTGGCGCTCACGTTAAGCGGCATGCTCATCTACCAGAACTCGGAGTTCCTCGGTGACTACATGGACGCACGTAGCGCCGCCAAGGCCACGGCGAGGGCGCGGGCGGGGGGTCGGTGTGAAGACACGGATGgggatgggggtgagggtgagggctaccggggggaggcggagagggaccgcggggcggaggagaaggaggaggaggaggaggaggacggagctTCTTCTGGAGTGTCTGGGCTGACTGCGGCGAACCACAACACGGAGAGGTTATCTCTGAGGACAGAGCGGGAGAAGATGGactga
- the smtna gene encoding smoothelin: MEADAAVASDPPSSQDIAAIQDEDVLNKMLDKAVDFEERKMLRAALRELLKTKRDKREKDRGSRQEDMKGLNQRGQPKPKTPVSPIQMSFNGPPKTASSSDTSVKSPTAAAPNTKNVKQMLLDWCRAKTEPYEGVTIKNFSSSWSDGIAFCALVHRFFPDAFEYSTLNPNNRRDNFELAFTTAEKLANCPPLLDVEDLLRMAEPDWKCVYTYIQEFYRCLVEKGLVKTKKRT, translated from the exons ATGGAGGCCGACGCTGCTGTAGCCTCCGATCCCCCAAGCAGCCAGGACATCGCTGCCATCCAGGATGAAGATGTCCTCAATAAAATG CTGGATAAAGCTGTTGATTTTGAGGAGAGGAAAATGTTGCGAGCTGCACTCAGGGAACTGCTTAAGACAAAAAGAG ATAAGAGGGAGAAGGACCGGGGGTCCAGACAGGAGGACATGAAGGGTCTGAACCAAAGAGGGCAGCCAA AACCAAAGACTCCGGTGTCACCCATTCAGATGTCCTTTAACGGTCCCCCCAAGACGGCCAGCAG CTCAGACACCAGTGTAAAAAGCCCAACCGCCGCAGCGCCCAACACTAAAAATGTCAAGCAGATGCTGTTGGATTGGTGTCGCGCCAAAACGGAGCCATATGAG GGGGTGACCATCAAGAACTTCTCTTCCAGTTGGAGCGACGGCATCGCGTTCTGCGCACTAGTGCACCGCTTCTTCCCGGACGCCTTCGAGTACTCCACCCTCAACCCCAACAACCGCAGAGACAACTTTGAGTTGGCGTTCACCACCGCAGA GAAGTTGGCAAATTGTCCCCCCCTGCTGGATGTGGAAGACTTACTGCGCATGGCAGAGCCAGATTGGAAGTGTGTCTACACATATATCCAAGAGTTCTACCGATGTCTGGTGGAGAAAGGCCTGGTCAAAACCAAAAAGAGGACGTAG